One Canis lupus familiaris isolate Mischka breed German Shepherd chromosome 20, alternate assembly UU_Cfam_GSD_1.0, whole genome shotgun sequence genomic region harbors:
- the LPAR2 gene encoding lysophosphatidic acid receptor 2 isoform X3, producing the protein MVTMGQCYYNETIGFFYNNSGKELSSHWRPKDVVVVALGLTVSVLVLLTNLLVIAAIASNRRFHQPIYYLLGNLAAADLFAGVAYLFLMFHTGPRTARLSLEGWFVRQGLLDTSLTASVATLLAIAVERHRSVMAVQLHSRLPRGRVVMLIVGVWVAALGLGLLPAHSWHCLCALDRCSRMAPLLSRSYLAVWALSSLLVFLLMVAVYTRIFFYVRRRVQRMAEHVSCHPRYRETTLSLVKTVVIILDFQAEGTEGESPAGLGCASKEERRPVWLERSRRKGQHRLEGHRGVRGLLDSRPGGAAPGWSGLQVLQRPGGGEVFPTPGRGQLTGQRRGVLVPRC; encoded by the exons aTGGTCACCATGGGCCAGTGCTACTACAACGAGACCATCGGCTTCTTCTACAACAACAGTGGCAAGGAACTCAGCTCCCACTGGCGGCCCAAAGATGTGGTTGTGGTGGCCCTGGGGCTGACAGTCAGCGTGCTGGTGCTGCTGACCAACTTGCTGGTCATCGCAGCCATTGCTTCCAACCGACGCTTCCACCAGCCCATTTACTACCTGCTTGGCAACCTGGCCGCGGCTGACCTCTTTGCTGGTGTGGCCTACCTCTTCCTTATGTTCCACACTGGCCCTCGCACGGCCCGGCTCTCGCTGGAGGGCTGGTTCGTGCGGCAGGGCCTGCTGGACACCAGCCTGACGGCATCAGTGGCCACACTGCTAGCCATCGCCGTGGAGCGGCACCGCAGCGTGATGGCTGTGCAGCTGCACAGCCGCCTGCCCAGAGGCCGAGTCGTCATGCTCATCGTGGGGGTGTGGGTGGCTGCactgggcctggggctgctgcCGGCCCACTCCTGGCACTGCCTCTGTGCCCTGGACCGCTGCTCACGCATGGCCCCCCTGCTCAGCCGCTCCTATCTGGCTGTCTGGGCCCTGTCCAGCCTGCTTGTCTTCCTGCTCATGGTGGCTGTCTACACCCGCATTTTCTTCTATGTGAGGCGGAGGGTGCAGCGCATGGCAGAGCACGTCAGCTGCCACCCGCGATACCGAGAGACCACACTCAGCCTGGTCAAGACCGTTGTCATTATCCTGG acttccaggcagagggaacagaaggTGAGAGTCCCGCAGGACTGGGCTGTGCCTCCAAAGAGGAGAGGAGGCCCGTGTGGctggagagaagcaggagaaaagGTCAGCACCGCCTCGAAGGGCACAG GGGCGTTCGTGGTCTGCTGGACTCCAGGCCAGGTGGTGCTGCTCCTGGATGGTCTGGGCTGCAAGTCCTGCAACGTCCTGGCGGTGGAGAAGTATTTCCTACTCCTGGCCGAGGCCAACTCACTGGTCAACGCCGTGGTGTACTCGTGCCGAGATGCTGA
- the LPAR2 gene encoding lysophosphatidic acid receptor 2 isoform X1: MVTMGQCYYNETIGFFYNNSGKELSSHWRPKDVVVVALGLTVSVLVLLTNLLVIAAIASNRRFHQPIYYLLGNLAAADLFAGVAYLFLMFHTGPRTARLSLEGWFVRQGLLDTSLTASVATLLAIAVERHRSVMAVQLHSRLPRGRVVMLIVGVWVAALGLGLLPAHSWHCLCALDRCSRMAPLLSRSYLAVWALSSLLVFLLMVAVYTRIFFYVRRRVQRMAEHVSCHPRYRETTLSLVKTVVIILDFQAEGTEGESPAGLGCASKEERRPVWLERSRRKGAFVVCWTPGQVVLLLDGLGCKSCNVLAVEKYFLLLAEANSLVNAVVYSCRDAEMRRTFRRLLCCLCLRRSTHESARYAPSARTGASTRIMLPENGHSLMDSTL; encoded by the exons aTGGTCACCATGGGCCAGTGCTACTACAACGAGACCATCGGCTTCTTCTACAACAACAGTGGCAAGGAACTCAGCTCCCACTGGCGGCCCAAAGATGTGGTTGTGGTGGCCCTGGGGCTGACAGTCAGCGTGCTGGTGCTGCTGACCAACTTGCTGGTCATCGCAGCCATTGCTTCCAACCGACGCTTCCACCAGCCCATTTACTACCTGCTTGGCAACCTGGCCGCGGCTGACCTCTTTGCTGGTGTGGCCTACCTCTTCCTTATGTTCCACACTGGCCCTCGCACGGCCCGGCTCTCGCTGGAGGGCTGGTTCGTGCGGCAGGGCCTGCTGGACACCAGCCTGACGGCATCAGTGGCCACACTGCTAGCCATCGCCGTGGAGCGGCACCGCAGCGTGATGGCTGTGCAGCTGCACAGCCGCCTGCCCAGAGGCCGAGTCGTCATGCTCATCGTGGGGGTGTGGGTGGCTGCactgggcctggggctgctgcCGGCCCACTCCTGGCACTGCCTCTGTGCCCTGGACCGCTGCTCACGCATGGCCCCCCTGCTCAGCCGCTCCTATCTGGCTGTCTGGGCCCTGTCCAGCCTGCTTGTCTTCCTGCTCATGGTGGCTGTCTACACCCGCATTTTCTTCTATGTGAGGCGGAGGGTGCAGCGCATGGCAGAGCACGTCAGCTGCCACCCGCGATACCGAGAGACCACACTCAGCCTGGTCAAGACCGTTGTCATTATCCTGG acttccaggcagagggaacagaaggTGAGAGTCCCGCAGGACTGGGCTGTGCCTCCAAAGAGGAGAGGAGGCCCGTGTGGctggagagaagcaggagaaaag GGGCGTTCGTGGTCTGCTGGACTCCAGGCCAGGTGGTGCTGCTCCTGGATGGTCTGGGCTGCAAGTCCTGCAACGTCCTGGCGGTGGAGAAGTATTTCCTACTCCTGGCCGAGGCCAACTCACTGGTCAACGCCGTGGTGTACTCGTGCCGAGATGCTGAGATGCGCCGCACCTTCCGCCGCCTCCTCTGCTGTCTGTGCCTACGCCGGTCCACCCACGAGTCTGCCCGCTATGCACCCTCCGCCCGAACAGGTGCCAGCACTCGCATCATGCTTCCTGAGAATGGCCACTCCTTGATGGACTCCACCCTTTAG
- the LPAR2 gene encoding lysophosphatidic acid receptor 2 isoform X2, protein MVTMGQCYYNETIGFFYNNSGKELSSHWRPKDVVVVALGLTVSVLVLLTNLLVIAAIASNRRFHQPIYYLLGNLAAADLFAGVAYLFLMFHTGPRTARLSLEGWFVRQGLLDTSLTASVATLLAIAVERHRSVMAVQLHSRLPRGRVVMLIVGVWVAALGLGLLPAHSWHCLCALDRCSRMAPLLSRSYLAVWALSSLLVFLLMVAVYTRIFFYVRRRVQRMAEHVSCHPRYRETTLSLVKTVVIILGAFVVCWTPGQVVLLLDGLGCKSCNVLAVEKYFLLLAEANSLVNAVVYSCRDAEMRRTFRRLLCCLCLRRSTHESARYAPSARTGASTRIMLPENGHSLMDSTL, encoded by the exons aTGGTCACCATGGGCCAGTGCTACTACAACGAGACCATCGGCTTCTTCTACAACAACAGTGGCAAGGAACTCAGCTCCCACTGGCGGCCCAAAGATGTGGTTGTGGTGGCCCTGGGGCTGACAGTCAGCGTGCTGGTGCTGCTGACCAACTTGCTGGTCATCGCAGCCATTGCTTCCAACCGACGCTTCCACCAGCCCATTTACTACCTGCTTGGCAACCTGGCCGCGGCTGACCTCTTTGCTGGTGTGGCCTACCTCTTCCTTATGTTCCACACTGGCCCTCGCACGGCCCGGCTCTCGCTGGAGGGCTGGTTCGTGCGGCAGGGCCTGCTGGACACCAGCCTGACGGCATCAGTGGCCACACTGCTAGCCATCGCCGTGGAGCGGCACCGCAGCGTGATGGCTGTGCAGCTGCACAGCCGCCTGCCCAGAGGCCGAGTCGTCATGCTCATCGTGGGGGTGTGGGTGGCTGCactgggcctggggctgctgcCGGCCCACTCCTGGCACTGCCTCTGTGCCCTGGACCGCTGCTCACGCATGGCCCCCCTGCTCAGCCGCTCCTATCTGGCTGTCTGGGCCCTGTCCAGCCTGCTTGTCTTCCTGCTCATGGTGGCTGTCTACACCCGCATTTTCTTCTATGTGAGGCGGAGGGTGCAGCGCATGGCAGAGCACGTCAGCTGCCACCCGCGATACCGAGAGACCACACTCAGCCTGGTCAAGACCGTTGTCATTATCCTGG GGGCGTTCGTGGTCTGCTGGACTCCAGGCCAGGTGGTGCTGCTCCTGGATGGTCTGGGCTGCAAGTCCTGCAACGTCCTGGCGGTGGAGAAGTATTTCCTACTCCTGGCCGAGGCCAACTCACTGGTCAACGCCGTGGTGTACTCGTGCCGAGATGCTGAGATGCGCCGCACCTTCCGCCGCCTCCTCTGCTGTCTGTGCCTACGCCGGTCCACCCACGAGTCTGCCCGCTATGCACCCTCCGCCCGAACAGGTGCCAGCACTCGCATCATGCTTCCTGAGAATGGCCACTCCTTGATGGACTCCACCCTTTAG